tgtaataagagatgaggaaggacactttatcataattaaagggtctatccaacaagaatatataaCAGTTGTAGCTTTTGGCTTTCGGCTCggggaggcaaaggtgcaactttcttcGGTCGTCCCGAATCCGGGTTCATCCGACACCAGCCGCCTCCGCCATGCCGCCTAAGTTCGACCCCAACGAGATCAAAGTCGTGTACCTGAGGTGCACCGGTGGCGAAGTCGGTGCCACATCTGCCCTGGCCCCGAAGATAGGCctgctgggtctgtctccaaaaaaggttggtgatgacatcgccaaggcaaccggtgattggaagggtctaaggattacggtgaaactgaccattcagaacagacaggcccagattgaagtggtaccttctgcctctgccctgattatcaaagccctcaaggaaccaccaagagacagaaagaagcagaaaaacattaagcacagtggaaatatcacttttgatgagattgtcaatattgcccG
The sequence above is a segment of the Zalophus californianus isolate mZalCal1 chromosome 2, mZalCal1.pri.v2, whole genome shotgun sequence genome. Coding sequences within it:
- the LOC118356775 gene encoding 60S ribosomal protein L12-like, which codes for MPPKFDPNEIKVVYLRCTGGEVGATSALAPKIGLLGLSPKKVGDDIAKATGDWKGLRITVKLTIQNRQAQIEVVPSASALIIKALKEPPRDRKKQKNIKHSGNITFDEIVNIARQMRHRSLARELSGTIKEILGTAQSVGCNVDGRHPHDIIDDINSGALECPAS